A window from Megalops cyprinoides isolate fMegCyp1 chromosome 8, fMegCyp1.pri, whole genome shotgun sequence encodes these proteins:
- the LOC118781612 gene encoding CUGBP Elav-like family member 1 isoform X4, which yields MDSIDPDVLYLSTEQHGQPQCELPHTALEVPALGGAKKMNGTLDHPDQPDIDAIKMFVGQIPRSWTEEQLRELFEPYGAVYEINVLRDRSQNPPQSKGCCFITYYTRKSALEAQNALHNMKILPGMHHPIQMKPADSEKSNAVEDRKLFIGMISKKCNENDIRLMFSPYGQIEECRILRGPDGLSRGCAFVTFTARQMAQSAIKGMHQSQTMEGCSSPIVVKFADTQKDKEQRRIAQQLQQQMQQLNAASMWGNLTGLNSLGPQYLALYLQLLQQSASSGNALNNLHPMSGLNAMQNLAALAAAASATQSTPTGTSALTTSSSPLSVLTSSAGSSPTSSTNSSVNPMASLGALQSLAAGAGAGLNMGSLAGMAALNGGLSSGGLSNGTGSTMEALTQAYSGIQQYAAAALPSLYNQSLLSQQSVSAAGSQKEGPEGANLFIYHLPQEFGDQDLLQMFMPFGNVISAKVFIDKQTNLSKCFGFVSYDNPVSSQAAIQSMNGFQIGMKRLKVQLKRSKNDSKPY from the exons AGCCAAGAAGATGAATGGGACTCTGGACCACCCGGACCAGCCGGACATCGATGCCATCAAGATGTTTGTGGGCCAGATCCCCCGGTCCTGGACCGAGGAACAGCTGCGGGAGCTGTTTGAGCCCTACGGAGCAGTCTATGAAATCAATGTCCTGCGGGACAGGAGTCAGAACCCCCCACAGAGTAAAG GTTGTTGTTTTATAACATACTATACTCGTAAATCAGCCTTAGAAGCACAAAATGCCCTTCACAACATGAAAATTCTGCCAGGG ATGCATCACCCCATTCAGATGAAGCCCGCTGACAGTGAGAAGAGTAATG cagtggaAGACAGGAAGCTGTTCATAGGAATGATTTCAAAGAAGTGCAATGAGAATGACATCAGACTCATGTTTTCACCATATGGACAGATTGAGGAATGTCGAATACTACGCGGGCCTGATGGACTCAGCCGTG GTTGTGCATTCGTCACCTTCACAGCAAGGCAGATGGCACAGTCCGCCATCAAAGGCATGCACCAGTCACAGACCATGGAG GGCTGCTCTTCCCCAATTGTTGTGAAGTTTGCTGACACACAGAAGGACAAAGAGCAGCGACGCATCgcccagcagctccagcagcagatgCAGCAGCTCAATGCCGCCTCCATGTGGGGGAACCTGACCGGGCTCAACTCTCTGGGACCGCAGTACCTTGCA CTTTATTTGCAGCTCCTCCAACAGTCAGCTTCCTCTGGGAATGCGCTGAACAACCTGCATCCCATGTCAG GATTGAATGCCATGCAGAACCTGGCGGCGCTGGCAGCAGCGGCCAGCGCCACCCAGTCCACCCCCACGGGCACAAGCGCCCtcaccacctccagcagcccCCTCAGCGTGCTCACCAGCTCAG CGGGGtcctcccccacctccagcACCAACTCCTCGGTGAACCCCATGGCCTCATTGGGAGCTCTGCAGTCCCTGGCTGCGGGGGCTGGGGCAGGACTCAACATGGGCTCACTGGCAG gCATGGCTGCTTTAAATGGAGGACTGAGTAGTGGGGGCCTCTCCAATGGCACAGGCAGCACAATGGAAGCGCTGACCCAGGCGTACTCGGGCATCCAGCAGTACGCAGCGGCCGCCCTTCCCAGCCTCTACAATCAGAGCTTGCTCTCCCAGCAGAGCGTGAGCGCCGCTGGCAGCCAGAAGGAAG GTCCTGAGGGAGCCAACCTATTCATCTATCACCTACCACAGGAGTTTGGGGATCAGGACCTGCTCCAAATGTTCATGCCATTTGGGAATGTCATCTCAGCTAAGGTGTTCATTGACAAGCAGACAAACCTTAGCAAGTGTTTTG GCTTTGTAAGTTACGACAATCCTGTTTCGTCTCAGGCAGCCATTCAGTCGATGAACGGTTTCCAGATTGGCATGAAGCGACTTAAGGTCCAGCTCAAGCGAtccaaaaatgacagcaaaccATACTGA
- the LOC118781612 gene encoding CUGBP Elav-like family member 1 isoform X2, translated as MDSIDPDVLYLSTEQHGQPQCELPHTALEVPALGGAKKMNGTLDHPDQPDIDAIKMFVGQIPRSWTEEQLRELFEPYGAVYEINVLRDRSQNPPQSKGCCFITYYTRKSALEAQNALHNMKILPGMHHPIQMKPADSEKSNVEDRKLFIGMISKKCNENDIRLMFSPYGQIEECRILRGPDGLSRGCAFVTFTARQMAQSAIKGMHQSQTMEGCSSPIVVKFADTQKDKEQRRIAQQLQQQMQQLNAASMWGNLTGLNSLGPQYLALYLQLLQQSASSGNALNNLHPMSGLNAMQNLAALAAAASATQSTPTGTSALTTSSSPLSVLTSSGTGQQAHSSWEACKAGSSPTSSTNSSVNPMASLGALQSLAAGAGAGLNMGSLAGMAALNGGLSSGGLSNGTGSTMEALTQAYSGIQQYAAAALPSLYNQSLLSQQSVSAAGSQKEGPEGANLFIYHLPQEFGDQDLLQMFMPFGNVISAKVFIDKQTNLSKCFGFVSYDNPVSSQAAIQSMNGFQIGMKRLKVQLKRSKNDSKPY; from the exons AGCCAAGAAGATGAATGGGACTCTGGACCACCCGGACCAGCCGGACATCGATGCCATCAAGATGTTTGTGGGCCAGATCCCCCGGTCCTGGACCGAGGAACAGCTGCGGGAGCTGTTTGAGCCCTACGGAGCAGTCTATGAAATCAATGTCCTGCGGGACAGGAGTCAGAACCCCCCACAGAGTAAAG GTTGTTGTTTTATAACATACTATACTCGTAAATCAGCCTTAGAAGCACAAAATGCCCTTCACAACATGAAAATTCTGCCAGGG ATGCATCACCCCATTCAGATGAAGCCCGCTGACAGTGAGAAGAGTAATG tggaAGACAGGAAGCTGTTCATAGGAATGATTTCAAAGAAGTGCAATGAGAATGACATCAGACTCATGTTTTCACCATATGGACAGATTGAGGAATGTCGAATACTACGCGGGCCTGATGGACTCAGCCGTG GTTGTGCATTCGTCACCTTCACAGCAAGGCAGATGGCACAGTCCGCCATCAAAGGCATGCACCAGTCACAGACCATGGAG GGCTGCTCTTCCCCAATTGTTGTGAAGTTTGCTGACACACAGAAGGACAAAGAGCAGCGACGCATCgcccagcagctccagcagcagatgCAGCAGCTCAATGCCGCCTCCATGTGGGGGAACCTGACCGGGCTCAACTCTCTGGGACCGCAGTACCTTGCA CTTTATTTGCAGCTCCTCCAACAGTCAGCTTCCTCTGGGAATGCGCTGAACAACCTGCATCCCATGTCAG GATTGAATGCCATGCAGAACCTGGCGGCGCTGGCAGCAGCGGCCAGCGCCACCCAGTCCACCCCCACGGGCACAAGCGCCCtcaccacctccagcagcccCCTCAGCGTGCTCACCAGCTCAGGTACGGGGCAACAGGCACATTCCTCCTGGGAAGCATGCAAGG CGGGGtcctcccccacctccagcACCAACTCCTCGGTGAACCCCATGGCCTCATTGGGAGCTCTGCAGTCCCTGGCTGCGGGGGCTGGGGCAGGACTCAACATGGGCTCACTGGCAG gCATGGCTGCTTTAAATGGAGGACTGAGTAGTGGGGGCCTCTCCAATGGCACAGGCAGCACAATGGAAGCGCTGACCCAGGCGTACTCGGGCATCCAGCAGTACGCAGCGGCCGCCCTTCCCAGCCTCTACAATCAGAGCTTGCTCTCCCAGCAGAGCGTGAGCGCCGCTGGCAGCCAGAAGGAAG GTCCTGAGGGAGCCAACCTATTCATCTATCACCTACCACAGGAGTTTGGGGATCAGGACCTGCTCCAAATGTTCATGCCATTTGGGAATGTCATCTCAGCTAAGGTGTTCATTGACAAGCAGACAAACCTTAGCAAGTGTTTTG GCTTTGTAAGTTACGACAATCCTGTTTCGTCTCAGGCAGCCATTCAGTCGATGAACGGTTTCCAGATTGGCATGAAGCGACTTAAGGTCCAGCTCAAGCGAtccaaaaatgacagcaaaccATACTGA
- the LOC118781612 gene encoding CUGBP Elav-like family member 1 isoform X1, with translation MDSIDPDVLYLSTEQHGQPQCELPHTALEVPALGGAKKMNGTLDHPDQPDIDAIKMFVGQIPRSWTEEQLRELFEPYGAVYEINVLRDRSQNPPQSKGCCFITYYTRKSALEAQNALHNMKILPGMHHPIQMKPADSEKSNAVEDRKLFIGMISKKCNENDIRLMFSPYGQIEECRILRGPDGLSRGCAFVTFTARQMAQSAIKGMHQSQTMEGCSSPIVVKFADTQKDKEQRRIAQQLQQQMQQLNAASMWGNLTGLNSLGPQYLALYLQLLQQSASSGNALNNLHPMSGLNAMQNLAALAAAASATQSTPTGTSALTTSSSPLSVLTSSGTGQQAHSSWEACKAGSSPTSSTNSSVNPMASLGALQSLAAGAGAGLNMGSLAGMAALNGGLSSGGLSNGTGSTMEALTQAYSGIQQYAAAALPSLYNQSLLSQQSVSAAGSQKEGPEGANLFIYHLPQEFGDQDLLQMFMPFGNVISAKVFIDKQTNLSKCFGFVSYDNPVSSQAAIQSMNGFQIGMKRLKVQLKRSKNDSKPY, from the exons AGCCAAGAAGATGAATGGGACTCTGGACCACCCGGACCAGCCGGACATCGATGCCATCAAGATGTTTGTGGGCCAGATCCCCCGGTCCTGGACCGAGGAACAGCTGCGGGAGCTGTTTGAGCCCTACGGAGCAGTCTATGAAATCAATGTCCTGCGGGACAGGAGTCAGAACCCCCCACAGAGTAAAG GTTGTTGTTTTATAACATACTATACTCGTAAATCAGCCTTAGAAGCACAAAATGCCCTTCACAACATGAAAATTCTGCCAGGG ATGCATCACCCCATTCAGATGAAGCCCGCTGACAGTGAGAAGAGTAATG cagtggaAGACAGGAAGCTGTTCATAGGAATGATTTCAAAGAAGTGCAATGAGAATGACATCAGACTCATGTTTTCACCATATGGACAGATTGAGGAATGTCGAATACTACGCGGGCCTGATGGACTCAGCCGTG GTTGTGCATTCGTCACCTTCACAGCAAGGCAGATGGCACAGTCCGCCATCAAAGGCATGCACCAGTCACAGACCATGGAG GGCTGCTCTTCCCCAATTGTTGTGAAGTTTGCTGACACACAGAAGGACAAAGAGCAGCGACGCATCgcccagcagctccagcagcagatgCAGCAGCTCAATGCCGCCTCCATGTGGGGGAACCTGACCGGGCTCAACTCTCTGGGACCGCAGTACCTTGCA CTTTATTTGCAGCTCCTCCAACAGTCAGCTTCCTCTGGGAATGCGCTGAACAACCTGCATCCCATGTCAG GATTGAATGCCATGCAGAACCTGGCGGCGCTGGCAGCAGCGGCCAGCGCCACCCAGTCCACCCCCACGGGCACAAGCGCCCtcaccacctccagcagcccCCTCAGCGTGCTCACCAGCTCAGGTACGGGGCAACAGGCACATTCCTCCTGGGAAGCATGCAAGG CGGGGtcctcccccacctccagcACCAACTCCTCGGTGAACCCCATGGCCTCATTGGGAGCTCTGCAGTCCCTGGCTGCGGGGGCTGGGGCAGGACTCAACATGGGCTCACTGGCAG gCATGGCTGCTTTAAATGGAGGACTGAGTAGTGGGGGCCTCTCCAATGGCACAGGCAGCACAATGGAAGCGCTGACCCAGGCGTACTCGGGCATCCAGCAGTACGCAGCGGCCGCCCTTCCCAGCCTCTACAATCAGAGCTTGCTCTCCCAGCAGAGCGTGAGCGCCGCTGGCAGCCAGAAGGAAG GTCCTGAGGGAGCCAACCTATTCATCTATCACCTACCACAGGAGTTTGGGGATCAGGACCTGCTCCAAATGTTCATGCCATTTGGGAATGTCATCTCAGCTAAGGTGTTCATTGACAAGCAGACAAACCTTAGCAAGTGTTTTG GCTTTGTAAGTTACGACAATCCTGTTTCGTCTCAGGCAGCCATTCAGTCGATGAACGGTTTCCAGATTGGCATGAAGCGACTTAAGGTCCAGCTCAAGCGAtccaaaaatgacagcaaaccATACTGA
- the LOC118781612 gene encoding CUGBP Elav-like family member 1 isoform X7, whose amino-acid sequence MDSIDPDVLYLSTEQHGQPQCELPHTALEVPALGGAKKMNGTLDHPDQPDIDAIKMFVGQIPRSWTEEQLRELFEPYGAVYEINVLRDRSQNPPQSKGCCFITYYTRKSALEAQNALHNMKILPGMHHPIQMKPADSEKSNVEDRKLFIGMISKKCNENDIRLMFSPYGQIEECRILRGPDGLSRGCAFVTFTARQMAQSAIKGMHQSQTMEGCSSPIVVKFADTQKDKEQRRIAQQLQQQMQQLNAASMWGNLTGLNSLGPQYLALLQQSASSGNALNNLHPMSGLNAMQNLAALAAAASATQSTPTGTSALTTSSSPLSVLTSSAGSSPTSSTNSSVNPMASLGALQSLAAGAGAGLNMGSLAGMAALNGGLSSGGLSNGTGSTMEALTQAYSGIQQYAAAALPSLYNQSLLSQQSVSAAGSQKEGPEGANLFIYHLPQEFGDQDLLQMFMPFGNVISAKVFIDKQTNLSKCFGFVSYDNPVSSQAAIQSMNGFQIGMKRLKVQLKRSKNDSKPY is encoded by the exons AGCCAAGAAGATGAATGGGACTCTGGACCACCCGGACCAGCCGGACATCGATGCCATCAAGATGTTTGTGGGCCAGATCCCCCGGTCCTGGACCGAGGAACAGCTGCGGGAGCTGTTTGAGCCCTACGGAGCAGTCTATGAAATCAATGTCCTGCGGGACAGGAGTCAGAACCCCCCACAGAGTAAAG GTTGTTGTTTTATAACATACTATACTCGTAAATCAGCCTTAGAAGCACAAAATGCCCTTCACAACATGAAAATTCTGCCAGGG ATGCATCACCCCATTCAGATGAAGCCCGCTGACAGTGAGAAGAGTAATG tggaAGACAGGAAGCTGTTCATAGGAATGATTTCAAAGAAGTGCAATGAGAATGACATCAGACTCATGTTTTCACCATATGGACAGATTGAGGAATGTCGAATACTACGCGGGCCTGATGGACTCAGCCGTG GTTGTGCATTCGTCACCTTCACAGCAAGGCAGATGGCACAGTCCGCCATCAAAGGCATGCACCAGTCACAGACCATGGAG GGCTGCTCTTCCCCAATTGTTGTGAAGTTTGCTGACACACAGAAGGACAAAGAGCAGCGACGCATCgcccagcagctccagcagcagatgCAGCAGCTCAATGCCGCCTCCATGTGGGGGAACCTGACCGGGCTCAACTCTCTGGGACCGCAGTACCTTGCA CTCCTCCAACAGTCAGCTTCCTCTGGGAATGCGCTGAACAACCTGCATCCCATGTCAG GATTGAATGCCATGCAGAACCTGGCGGCGCTGGCAGCAGCGGCCAGCGCCACCCAGTCCACCCCCACGGGCACAAGCGCCCtcaccacctccagcagcccCCTCAGCGTGCTCACCAGCTCAG CGGGGtcctcccccacctccagcACCAACTCCTCGGTGAACCCCATGGCCTCATTGGGAGCTCTGCAGTCCCTGGCTGCGGGGGCTGGGGCAGGACTCAACATGGGCTCACTGGCAG gCATGGCTGCTTTAAATGGAGGACTGAGTAGTGGGGGCCTCTCCAATGGCACAGGCAGCACAATGGAAGCGCTGACCCAGGCGTACTCGGGCATCCAGCAGTACGCAGCGGCCGCCCTTCCCAGCCTCTACAATCAGAGCTTGCTCTCCCAGCAGAGCGTGAGCGCCGCTGGCAGCCAGAAGGAAG GTCCTGAGGGAGCCAACCTATTCATCTATCACCTACCACAGGAGTTTGGGGATCAGGACCTGCTCCAAATGTTCATGCCATTTGGGAATGTCATCTCAGCTAAGGTGTTCATTGACAAGCAGACAAACCTTAGCAAGTGTTTTG GCTTTGTAAGTTACGACAATCCTGTTTCGTCTCAGGCAGCCATTCAGTCGATGAACGGTTTCCAGATTGGCATGAAGCGACTTAAGGTCCAGCTCAAGCGAtccaaaaatgacagcaaaccATACTGA
- the LOC118781612 gene encoding CUGBP Elav-like family member 1 isoform X5, with protein MDSIDPDVLYLSTEQHGQPQCELPHTALEVPALGGAKKMNGTLDHPDQPDIDAIKMFVGQIPRSWTEEQLRELFEPYGAVYEINVLRDRSQNPPQSKGCCFITYYTRKSALEAQNALHNMKILPGMHHPIQMKPADSEKSNVEDRKLFIGMISKKCNENDIRLMFSPYGQIEECRILRGPDGLSRGCAFVTFTARQMAQSAIKGMHQSQTMEGCSSPIVVKFADTQKDKEQRRIAQQLQQQMQQLNAASMWGNLTGLNSLGPQYLALYLQLLQQSASSGNALNNLHPMSGLNAMQNLAALAAAASATQSTPTGTSALTTSSSPLSVLTSSAGSSPTSSTNSSVNPMASLGALQSLAAGAGAGLNMGSLAGMAALNGGLSSGGLSNGTGSTMEALTQAYSGIQQYAAAALPSLYNQSLLSQQSVSAAGSQKEGPEGANLFIYHLPQEFGDQDLLQMFMPFGNVISAKVFIDKQTNLSKCFGFVSYDNPVSSQAAIQSMNGFQIGMKRLKVQLKRSKNDSKPY; from the exons AGCCAAGAAGATGAATGGGACTCTGGACCACCCGGACCAGCCGGACATCGATGCCATCAAGATGTTTGTGGGCCAGATCCCCCGGTCCTGGACCGAGGAACAGCTGCGGGAGCTGTTTGAGCCCTACGGAGCAGTCTATGAAATCAATGTCCTGCGGGACAGGAGTCAGAACCCCCCACAGAGTAAAG GTTGTTGTTTTATAACATACTATACTCGTAAATCAGCCTTAGAAGCACAAAATGCCCTTCACAACATGAAAATTCTGCCAGGG ATGCATCACCCCATTCAGATGAAGCCCGCTGACAGTGAGAAGAGTAATG tggaAGACAGGAAGCTGTTCATAGGAATGATTTCAAAGAAGTGCAATGAGAATGACATCAGACTCATGTTTTCACCATATGGACAGATTGAGGAATGTCGAATACTACGCGGGCCTGATGGACTCAGCCGTG GTTGTGCATTCGTCACCTTCACAGCAAGGCAGATGGCACAGTCCGCCATCAAAGGCATGCACCAGTCACAGACCATGGAG GGCTGCTCTTCCCCAATTGTTGTGAAGTTTGCTGACACACAGAAGGACAAAGAGCAGCGACGCATCgcccagcagctccagcagcagatgCAGCAGCTCAATGCCGCCTCCATGTGGGGGAACCTGACCGGGCTCAACTCTCTGGGACCGCAGTACCTTGCA CTTTATTTGCAGCTCCTCCAACAGTCAGCTTCCTCTGGGAATGCGCTGAACAACCTGCATCCCATGTCAG GATTGAATGCCATGCAGAACCTGGCGGCGCTGGCAGCAGCGGCCAGCGCCACCCAGTCCACCCCCACGGGCACAAGCGCCCtcaccacctccagcagcccCCTCAGCGTGCTCACCAGCTCAG CGGGGtcctcccccacctccagcACCAACTCCTCGGTGAACCCCATGGCCTCATTGGGAGCTCTGCAGTCCCTGGCTGCGGGGGCTGGGGCAGGACTCAACATGGGCTCACTGGCAG gCATGGCTGCTTTAAATGGAGGACTGAGTAGTGGGGGCCTCTCCAATGGCACAGGCAGCACAATGGAAGCGCTGACCCAGGCGTACTCGGGCATCCAGCAGTACGCAGCGGCCGCCCTTCCCAGCCTCTACAATCAGAGCTTGCTCTCCCAGCAGAGCGTGAGCGCCGCTGGCAGCCAGAAGGAAG GTCCTGAGGGAGCCAACCTATTCATCTATCACCTACCACAGGAGTTTGGGGATCAGGACCTGCTCCAAATGTTCATGCCATTTGGGAATGTCATCTCAGCTAAGGTGTTCATTGACAAGCAGACAAACCTTAGCAAGTGTTTTG GCTTTGTAAGTTACGACAATCCTGTTTCGTCTCAGGCAGCCATTCAGTCGATGAACGGTTTCCAGATTGGCATGAAGCGACTTAAGGTCCAGCTCAAGCGAtccaaaaatgacagcaaaccATACTGA
- the LOC118781612 gene encoding CUGBP Elav-like family member 1 isoform X8, with translation MNGTLDHPDQPDIDAIKMFVGQIPRSWTEEQLRELFEPYGAVYEINVLRDRSQNPPQSKGCCFITYYTRKSALEAQNALHNMKILPGMHHPIQMKPADSEKSNAVEDRKLFIGMISKKCNENDIRLMFSPYGQIEECRILRGPDGLSRGCAFVTFTARQMAQSAIKGMHQSQTMEGCSSPIVVKFADTQKDKEQRRIAQQLQQQMQQLNAASMWGNLTGLNSLGPQYLALYLQLLQQSASSGNALNNLHPMSGLNAMQNLAALAAAASATQSTPTGTSALTTSSSPLSVLTSSGTGQQAHSSWEACKAGSSPTSSTNSSVNPMASLGALQSLAAGAGAGLNMGSLAGMAALNGGLSSGGLSNGTGSTMEALTQAYSGIQQYAAAALPSLYNQSLLSQQSVSAAGSQKEGPEGANLFIYHLPQEFGDQDLLQMFMPFGNVISAKVFIDKQTNLSKCFGFVSYDNPVSSQAAIQSMNGFQIGMKRLKVQLKRSKNDSKPY, from the exons ATGAATGGGACTCTGGACCACCCGGACCAGCCGGACATCGATGCCATCAAGATGTTTGTGGGCCAGATCCCCCGGTCCTGGACCGAGGAACAGCTGCGGGAGCTGTTTGAGCCCTACGGAGCAGTCTATGAAATCAATGTCCTGCGGGACAGGAGTCAGAACCCCCCACAGAGTAAAG GTTGTTGTTTTATAACATACTATACTCGTAAATCAGCCTTAGAAGCACAAAATGCCCTTCACAACATGAAAATTCTGCCAGGG ATGCATCACCCCATTCAGATGAAGCCCGCTGACAGTGAGAAGAGTAATG cagtggaAGACAGGAAGCTGTTCATAGGAATGATTTCAAAGAAGTGCAATGAGAATGACATCAGACTCATGTTTTCACCATATGGACAGATTGAGGAATGTCGAATACTACGCGGGCCTGATGGACTCAGCCGTG GTTGTGCATTCGTCACCTTCACAGCAAGGCAGATGGCACAGTCCGCCATCAAAGGCATGCACCAGTCACAGACCATGGAG GGCTGCTCTTCCCCAATTGTTGTGAAGTTTGCTGACACACAGAAGGACAAAGAGCAGCGACGCATCgcccagcagctccagcagcagatgCAGCAGCTCAATGCCGCCTCCATGTGGGGGAACCTGACCGGGCTCAACTCTCTGGGACCGCAGTACCTTGCA CTTTATTTGCAGCTCCTCCAACAGTCAGCTTCCTCTGGGAATGCGCTGAACAACCTGCATCCCATGTCAG GATTGAATGCCATGCAGAACCTGGCGGCGCTGGCAGCAGCGGCCAGCGCCACCCAGTCCACCCCCACGGGCACAAGCGCCCtcaccacctccagcagcccCCTCAGCGTGCTCACCAGCTCAGGTACGGGGCAACAGGCACATTCCTCCTGGGAAGCATGCAAGG CGGGGtcctcccccacctccagcACCAACTCCTCGGTGAACCCCATGGCCTCATTGGGAGCTCTGCAGTCCCTGGCTGCGGGGGCTGGGGCAGGACTCAACATGGGCTCACTGGCAG gCATGGCTGCTTTAAATGGAGGACTGAGTAGTGGGGGCCTCTCCAATGGCACAGGCAGCACAATGGAAGCGCTGACCCAGGCGTACTCGGGCATCCAGCAGTACGCAGCGGCCGCCCTTCCCAGCCTCTACAATCAGAGCTTGCTCTCCCAGCAGAGCGTGAGCGCCGCTGGCAGCCAGAAGGAAG GTCCTGAGGGAGCCAACCTATTCATCTATCACCTACCACAGGAGTTTGGGGATCAGGACCTGCTCCAAATGTTCATGCCATTTGGGAATGTCATCTCAGCTAAGGTGTTCATTGACAAGCAGACAAACCTTAGCAAGTGTTTTG GCTTTGTAAGTTACGACAATCCTGTTTCGTCTCAGGCAGCCATTCAGTCGATGAACGGTTTCCAGATTGGCATGAAGCGACTTAAGGTCCAGCTCAAGCGAtccaaaaatgacagcaaaccATACTGA
- the LOC118781612 gene encoding CUGBP Elav-like family member 1 isoform X6: MDSIDPDVLYLSTEQHGQPQCELPHTALEVPALGGAKKMNGTLDHPDQPDIDAIKMFVGQIPRSWTEEQLRELFEPYGAVYEINVLRDRSQNPPQSKGCCFITYYTRKSALEAQNALHNMKILPGMHHPIQMKPADSEKSNAVEDRKLFIGMISKKCNENDIRLMFSPYGQIEECRILRGPDGLSRGCAFVTFTARQMAQSAIKGMHQSQTMEGCSSPIVVKFADTQKDKEQRRIAQQLQQQMQQLNAASMWGNLTGLNSLGPQYLALLQQSASSGNALNNLHPMSGLNAMQNLAALAAAASATQSTPTGTSALTTSSSPLSVLTSSAGSSPTSSTNSSVNPMASLGALQSLAAGAGAGLNMGSLAGMAALNGGLSSGGLSNGTGSTMEALTQAYSGIQQYAAAALPSLYNQSLLSQQSVSAAGSQKEGPEGANLFIYHLPQEFGDQDLLQMFMPFGNVISAKVFIDKQTNLSKCFGFVSYDNPVSSQAAIQSMNGFQIGMKRLKVQLKRSKNDSKPY; this comes from the exons AGCCAAGAAGATGAATGGGACTCTGGACCACCCGGACCAGCCGGACATCGATGCCATCAAGATGTTTGTGGGCCAGATCCCCCGGTCCTGGACCGAGGAACAGCTGCGGGAGCTGTTTGAGCCCTACGGAGCAGTCTATGAAATCAATGTCCTGCGGGACAGGAGTCAGAACCCCCCACAGAGTAAAG GTTGTTGTTTTATAACATACTATACTCGTAAATCAGCCTTAGAAGCACAAAATGCCCTTCACAACATGAAAATTCTGCCAGGG ATGCATCACCCCATTCAGATGAAGCCCGCTGACAGTGAGAAGAGTAATG cagtggaAGACAGGAAGCTGTTCATAGGAATGATTTCAAAGAAGTGCAATGAGAATGACATCAGACTCATGTTTTCACCATATGGACAGATTGAGGAATGTCGAATACTACGCGGGCCTGATGGACTCAGCCGTG GTTGTGCATTCGTCACCTTCACAGCAAGGCAGATGGCACAGTCCGCCATCAAAGGCATGCACCAGTCACAGACCATGGAG GGCTGCTCTTCCCCAATTGTTGTGAAGTTTGCTGACACACAGAAGGACAAAGAGCAGCGACGCATCgcccagcagctccagcagcagatgCAGCAGCTCAATGCCGCCTCCATGTGGGGGAACCTGACCGGGCTCAACTCTCTGGGACCGCAGTACCTTGCA CTCCTCCAACAGTCAGCTTCCTCTGGGAATGCGCTGAACAACCTGCATCCCATGTCAG GATTGAATGCCATGCAGAACCTGGCGGCGCTGGCAGCAGCGGCCAGCGCCACCCAGTCCACCCCCACGGGCACAAGCGCCCtcaccacctccagcagcccCCTCAGCGTGCTCACCAGCTCAG CGGGGtcctcccccacctccagcACCAACTCCTCGGTGAACCCCATGGCCTCATTGGGAGCTCTGCAGTCCCTGGCTGCGGGGGCTGGGGCAGGACTCAACATGGGCTCACTGGCAG gCATGGCTGCTTTAAATGGAGGACTGAGTAGTGGGGGCCTCTCCAATGGCACAGGCAGCACAATGGAAGCGCTGACCCAGGCGTACTCGGGCATCCAGCAGTACGCAGCGGCCGCCCTTCCCAGCCTCTACAATCAGAGCTTGCTCTCCCAGCAGAGCGTGAGCGCCGCTGGCAGCCAGAAGGAAG GTCCTGAGGGAGCCAACCTATTCATCTATCACCTACCACAGGAGTTTGGGGATCAGGACCTGCTCCAAATGTTCATGCCATTTGGGAATGTCATCTCAGCTAAGGTGTTCATTGACAAGCAGACAAACCTTAGCAAGTGTTTTG GCTTTGTAAGTTACGACAATCCTGTTTCGTCTCAGGCAGCCATTCAGTCGATGAACGGTTTCCAGATTGGCATGAAGCGACTTAAGGTCCAGCTCAAGCGAtccaaaaatgacagcaaaccATACTGA